From a region of the Osmia lignaria lignaria isolate PbOS001 chromosome 10, iyOsmLign1, whole genome shotgun sequence genome:
- the LOC117611778 gene encoding uncharacterized protein LOC117611778 → MPRQPAHWRKFVLVYIFQLFSYATSTVHVQLIAPRYVTYGSTAVLHCNHSVSDASLHKVEFMKDDKTILRYIKDRKPPFLKWGVDGANMEYMANGTTIKLKDVRFEASGSYSCLVSMTTPIYAQPSDIVQMKVIVPQTENPKITFKKGMYMVGEILEANCTSSAAHPVPHLTWYINGKEVDISLVNHYPHTRHKDQLMSATAKLMIEVSALHAGENGYLEISCYSTIPDYPLHQEQYADVREETVSVEIKPAPIAESSRARGWPLATLLCILCTMHKIIP, encoded by the exons ATGCCGCGTCAACCAGCACATTGGAGAAAATTCGTACTCGTCTATATTTTCCAGTTATTTTCAT ATGCAACTTCCACGGTGCATGTACAACTGATAGCACCGCGCTATGTAACCTACGGGAGCACAGCAGTTCTCCATTGCAATCATAGTGTCTCAGATGCTTCCTTGCATAAAGTCGAGTTCATGAAGGATGACAAGACGATATTACGATACATAAAGGATAGGAAACCGCCGTTCCTTAAATGGGGGGTAGACGGCGCAAACATGGAG TATATGGCAAATGGCACGACAATCAAATTAAAGGACGTTCGTTTCGAGGCGTCTGGTTCGTATTCCTGTCTGGTTTCGATGACGACTCCTATTTATGCCCAGCCTTCCGACATCGTTCAAATGAAAGTCATAG TACCACAGACTGAAAACCCGAAAATCACATTCAAGAAAGGAATGTACATGGTGGGCGAAATTTTAGAGGCGAATTGCACCTCCTCGGCTGCGCATCCAGTTCCTCACTTGACTTGGTATATAAACGGCAAGGAG GTGGATATTAGCCTGGTTAATCATTATCCTCACACGCGTCACAAGGACCAATTGATGTCCGCGACTGCGAAACTAATGATAGAGGTTTCCGCATTGCATGCAGGGGAGAACGGATATCTAGAGATCAGCTGTTATTCCACCATTCCGGATTACCCGTTGCACCAGGAACAGTACGCTGATGTCAGGGAGGAAACGGTTTCGG TGGAAATAAAACCCGCGCCGATCGCTGAATCCTCGAGGGCCCGTGGATGGCCCTTAGCTACATTACTATGCATCCTTTGTACGATGCACAAAATCATTCCTTAA
- the EMC7 gene encoding ER membrane protein complex subunit 7 — MIMHRSVIFLFFLIVNISNKYVIAENDEDTSTELYIIEGKVFPWENGASNGWQLMTHVMANGGEHYGFLREDGTFIISNVPSGSYIIEVVNPNCVYEPVRVEINSKGKFRARKVNLIQTAQVTQVPYPLKMRPLTPFRYFQVREQWRVTDFLFNPMVLMMILPFLLIMIIPKIMNDPETRKEMEQLNNFTNYNIPEMSEVITSYCLSGGEKQKTKAVKAAKKRQ, encoded by the exons ATGATCATGCACAGAAgtgttatttttctatttttccttaTTGTCAATATATCAAATAAGTACGTAATTGCCGAAAACGATGAGGACACATCAACGGAGCTATACATTATCGAGGGAAAAGTTTTTCCATGGGAAAACGGTGCTTCAAATGGATGGCAACTTATGACACACGTCATGGCTAATGGTGGAGAGCATTATGGTTTTTTGAG GGAGGATGGcacatttattatttctaatgtTCCATCTGGATCCTATATAATTGAAGTTGTAAATCCAAATTGTGTCTATGAACCTGTAAGAGTAGAAATTAACTCAAAAGGAAAATTCAGAGCTCGCAaagttaatttaattcaaacagCCCAAGTAACACAGGTTCCATACCCATTAAAAATGAGACCACTAACACCATTTCGTTATTTCCAAGTCAGAGAACAGTGGAGAGTAACAGACTTTTTATTTAATCCAATG GTATTAATGATGATACTACCATTCTTGTTGATTATGATTATACCAAAAATTATGAATGATCCTGAAACTAGAAAG GAAATGGAACAGTTAAATAATTTTACCAATTATAATATACCAGAAATGTCAGAAGTAATAACATCATATTGTTTATCTGgaggagaaaaacaaaaaacaaaagcaGTAAAAGCTGCAAAAAAGAGGCAATGA
- the Mks1 gene encoding Meckel syndrome, type 1 translates to MPNKIRKKKIAANYKVKEPIGNFKLRVKIVQQRPLLADLLENEGDTRDSNFLEEEDRIFSWQEKVFSPFEATFYSDQNNCLTEQQKLYYQQIKDNDIQGSLLYTYTQNDSYYLENELLTEPCKTRLGIRNQTALPALQNRKPFQERYNKIVLDDVPNKTRIRINHYHYMERSTMYVMVDLSQRDKTLTSSDDDMETVLCVITYDGLHKILSINPDFTDDHCYIIANSNGVKFNYWLEHASEKPSSLELQQQQNEARREIRNRLMYKEAEISHGIQLTSPDVYKFFIKLDILSVHNFFFDGLSVSYQMNLPEQWSTNKEDRLFGRTQRCNLINNSAYFSYATEMSLDLHSASIETEDTVPCWPRLLLSVISLDSWSRYRTEGYASLPLPVLPGSYKFNIPTWRATGSIINSLRRFFTGGTYELEDITYCGIPQGHEGKMLSKSQLNVTPSGNIKLNMNIVHQTSSAKDRDQLEYLQHLSTDKFMTNIENIFEQFKAAREHMLKIKNLNI, encoded by the exons ATGCCAAACAAAATACGAAAGAAAAAGATTGCTGCCAATTATAAAGTTAAAGAACCTATCGGTAATTTTAAATTAAG AGTCAAAATCGTACAGCAAAGGCCTTTGCTTGCAGATCTCCTCGAAAACGAAGGGGATACCAGAGACTCGAATTTTCTTGAAGAAGAGGATCGTATTTTTAGCTGGCAAGAAAAAGTATTTAGCCCGTTTGAAGCGACTTTTTACAGTGACCAGAACAATTGTCTGACCGAACAACAGAAACTATATTACCAACAAATCAAAGATAACGATATTCAAGGTTCTCTATTGTACACATACACCCAAAATGATTCTTATTACTTGGAGAATGAATTATTGACCGAACCGTGTAAGACAAGATTAGGGATCAGAAATCAAACTGCATTACCGGCCTTGCAAAATCGTAAACCTTTCCAGGAAAGGTATAATAAAATAGTGCTGGATGATGTACCTAATAAAACAAGGATTCGTATAAACCATTACCATTACATGGAACGTTCTACGATGTATGTCATGGTtgatttatctcaacgagaTAAAACCTTAACAAGTTCTGACGATGATATGGAAACGGTATTGTGTGTCATTACGTATGACGGGTTGCACAAAATTTTGTCAATCAATCCTGACTTTACGGACGATCATTGTTACATTATCGCGAATTCCAATGgtgttaaatttaattattggcTCGAGCATGCTTCCGAGAAACCATCGTCATTGGAATTGCAACAACAACAAAATGAAGCGCGACGA GAAATCAGGAACCGATTAATGTACaaggaagcagaaatatctcatgGTATACAGTTGACATCACCTGATGTATAcaaattctttataaaattggATATTCTATCGGttcataattttttctttgatggACTCTCTGTCTCTTACCAAATGAACTTACCAGAACAGTGGAGCACAAATAAAGAGGACAGATTATTTGGAAGAACCCAGAGAtgtaatttgataaataattctgCATATTTTAGTTATGCTACAGAGATGTCACTAGATCTTCATTCAGCAAGCATTGAAACAGAAGATACTGTACCATGCTGGCCAAGATTATTGTTATCAGTTATATCCCTTGACAGTTGGTCCAG GTATCGTACAGAAGGTTATGCTAGTCTACCTTTGCCTGTATTACCTGGTTCATATAAATTCAATATTCCAACATGGAGAGCAACAGGAAGTATTATTAATTCTCTTAGAAGGTTTTTTACAGGTGGTACTTATGAACTGGAAGATATAACATACTGTGGTATTCCTCAAGGACATGAAGGTAAAATGTTAAGTAAGTCACAATTAAATGTCACTCCAAGTGGTAATATAaagttaaatatgaatattgtTCATCAAACTAGTTCTGCTAAAGATAGAGATCAGTTAGAGTATCTTCAACATCTGAGTACAGATAAATTTATGactaatatagaaaatatttttgaacagtTTAAAGCAGCTAGAGAACAtatgttgaaaattaaaaatttaaatatttaa
- the rho-4 gene encoding rhomboid-4 isoform X1: MFSPQRVMRQISEISYVGGFKLIRMSTTQDGESGITIPLQYNNSHWKSIFEKYDLDGDGKISYQELRAMIRSSAYSNDIPTRVVHLIMRKADLDDSGYLDYPEFIAMIHRKDMQGVFGHLVQRYVQSMVPQRPSTLHLTRSSDFPDGQYEEEYTCNPPALAMIIISILEIVLFLYDVIVYRTPSVEGPAATLFIYNPHKRYQAWRYITYMFVHVGVFHLVVNLLVQIMLGIPLEMVHKWWRVLIIYLAGVVAGSLGTSVSDPRVYLAGASGGVYALITAHVATILMNWSQMEFAVLQLLVFLVVTSADIGQAIYNRYVLATDDQVGYVAHFAGAIAGLLVGINVLRNLEVKTWEKVVWWASIITYTALMTAAIFWNILYTSHYE; the protein is encoded by the exons ATGTTTAGTCCGCAACGAGTGATGAGACAAATCTCTGAAATCTCTTATGTAGG AGGTTTCAAACTAATAAGGATGTCGACTACTCAAGATGGGGAATCGGGTATAACAATACCATTACAATATAATAACTCT CATTGGAAgtctatatttgaaaaatatgatcttGACGGTGATGGGAAAATTTCTTACCAAGAATTAAGAGCAATGATACGAAGTTCTGCTTATTCTAATGATATTCCAACCAGAGTTGTTCATCTAATAATGCGTAAGGCAGATTTAGATGATTCTGGATATTTAGATTATCCAGAATTTATAGCTATG attCACAGAAAAGATATGCAAGGTGTTTTTGGACATCTTGTACAAAGATATGTACAATCAATGGTACCACAAAGACCTAGTACTTTACATTTAACACGTTCCAGTGATTTTCCTGATGGACAGTATGAAGAAGAATATACTTGTAACCCTCCAGCACTAGCCATGATAATTATATCAATAttagaaattgttttatttttgtacGATGTGATCGTATACAGAACGCCTTCTGTAGAAGGACCAGCAgctacattatttatttataatccaCACAAAAGGTATCAAGCATGGAGGTATATAACATACATGTTTGTACATGTAGG GGTATTTCATCTAGTGGTAAACTTACTTGTACAAATAATGTTGGGTATTCCATTAGAAATGGTGCACAAATGGTGGAGAGTACTAATCATATATCTAGCTGGAGTAGTGGCAGGATCTCTTGGTACATCCGTGTCTGACCCTAGAGTATACTTGGCGGGTGCATCGGGTGGTGTATATGCATTAATAACTGCTCATGTTGCAACTATTTTAATGAACTGGTCTCAGATGGAGTTCGCCGTTTTGCAATTGTTAGTATTTCTTGTTGTAACGTCCGCTGACATTGGTCAAGCAATATATAACCGTTATGTATTAGCAACCGACGACCAAGTTGGATATGTTGCACATTTTGCTGGTGCTATTGCAGGCCTACTTGTGGGCATAAATGTACTTCGTAATCTTGAAGTGAAAACCTGGGAAAAAGTTGTTTGGTGGGCCAGTATTATTACTTACACTGCACTCATGACAGCTGCCATTTTCTGGAATATTTTATACACTTCTCATTACGAGTAG
- the rho-4 gene encoding rhomboid-4 isoform X2, with protein sequence MFIRRTFRHSCKRGFKLIRMSTTQDGESGITIPLQYNNSHWKSIFEKYDLDGDGKISYQELRAMIRSSAYSNDIPTRVVHLIMRKADLDDSGYLDYPEFIAMIHRKDMQGVFGHLVQRYVQSMVPQRPSTLHLTRSSDFPDGQYEEEYTCNPPALAMIIISILEIVLFLYDVIVYRTPSVEGPAATLFIYNPHKRYQAWRYITYMFVHVGVFHLVVNLLVQIMLGIPLEMVHKWWRVLIIYLAGVVAGSLGTSVSDPRVYLAGASGGVYALITAHVATILMNWSQMEFAVLQLLVFLVVTSADIGQAIYNRYVLATDDQVGYVAHFAGAIAGLLVGINVLRNLEVKTWEKVVWWASIITYTALMTAAIFWNILYTSHYE encoded by the exons ATGTTTATTCGAAGAACCTTCAGACACTCGTGCAAAAG AGGTTTCAAACTAATAAGGATGTCGACTACTCAAGATGGGGAATCGGGTATAACAATACCATTACAATATAATAACTCT CATTGGAAgtctatatttgaaaaatatgatcttGACGGTGATGGGAAAATTTCTTACCAAGAATTAAGAGCAATGATACGAAGTTCTGCTTATTCTAATGATATTCCAACCAGAGTTGTTCATCTAATAATGCGTAAGGCAGATTTAGATGATTCTGGATATTTAGATTATCCAGAATTTATAGCTATG attCACAGAAAAGATATGCAAGGTGTTTTTGGACATCTTGTACAAAGATATGTACAATCAATGGTACCACAAAGACCTAGTACTTTACATTTAACACGTTCCAGTGATTTTCCTGATGGACAGTATGAAGAAGAATATACTTGTAACCCTCCAGCACTAGCCATGATAATTATATCAATAttagaaattgttttatttttgtacGATGTGATCGTATACAGAACGCCTTCTGTAGAAGGACCAGCAgctacattatttatttataatccaCACAAAAGGTATCAAGCATGGAGGTATATAACATACATGTTTGTACATGTAGG GGTATTTCATCTAGTGGTAAACTTACTTGTACAAATAATGTTGGGTATTCCATTAGAAATGGTGCACAAATGGTGGAGAGTACTAATCATATATCTAGCTGGAGTAGTGGCAGGATCTCTTGGTACATCCGTGTCTGACCCTAGAGTATACTTGGCGGGTGCATCGGGTGGTGTATATGCATTAATAACTGCTCATGTTGCAACTATTTTAATGAACTGGTCTCAGATGGAGTTCGCCGTTTTGCAATTGTTAGTATTTCTTGTTGTAACGTCCGCTGACATTGGTCAAGCAATATATAACCGTTATGTATTAGCAACCGACGACCAAGTTGGATATGTTGCACATTTTGCTGGTGCTATTGCAGGCCTACTTGTGGGCATAAATGTACTTCGTAATCTTGAAGTGAAAACCTGGGAAAAAGTTGTTTGGTGGGCCAGTATTATTACTTACACTGCACTCATGACAGCTGCCATTTTCTGGAATATTTTATACACTTCTCATTACGAGTAG
- the rho-4 gene encoding rhomboid-4 isoform X3, whose amino-acid sequence MSTTQDGESGITIPLQYNNSHWKSIFEKYDLDGDGKISYQELRAMIRSSAYSNDIPTRVVHLIMRKADLDDSGYLDYPEFIAMIHRKDMQGVFGHLVQRYVQSMVPQRPSTLHLTRSSDFPDGQYEEEYTCNPPALAMIIISILEIVLFLYDVIVYRTPSVEGPAATLFIYNPHKRYQAWRYITYMFVHVGVFHLVVNLLVQIMLGIPLEMVHKWWRVLIIYLAGVVAGSLGTSVSDPRVYLAGASGGVYALITAHVATILMNWSQMEFAVLQLLVFLVVTSADIGQAIYNRYVLATDDQVGYVAHFAGAIAGLLVGINVLRNLEVKTWEKVVWWASIITYTALMTAAIFWNILYTSHYE is encoded by the exons ATGTCGACTACTCAAGATGGGGAATCGGGTATAACAATACCATTACAATATAATAACTCT CATTGGAAgtctatatttgaaaaatatgatcttGACGGTGATGGGAAAATTTCTTACCAAGAATTAAGAGCAATGATACGAAGTTCTGCTTATTCTAATGATATTCCAACCAGAGTTGTTCATCTAATAATGCGTAAGGCAGATTTAGATGATTCTGGATATTTAGATTATCCAGAATTTATAGCTATG attCACAGAAAAGATATGCAAGGTGTTTTTGGACATCTTGTACAAAGATATGTACAATCAATGGTACCACAAAGACCTAGTACTTTACATTTAACACGTTCCAGTGATTTTCCTGATGGACAGTATGAAGAAGAATATACTTGTAACCCTCCAGCACTAGCCATGATAATTATATCAATAttagaaattgttttatttttgtacGATGTGATCGTATACAGAACGCCTTCTGTAGAAGGACCAGCAgctacattatttatttataatccaCACAAAAGGTATCAAGCATGGAGGTATATAACATACATGTTTGTACATGTAGG GGTATTTCATCTAGTGGTAAACTTACTTGTACAAATAATGTTGGGTATTCCATTAGAAATGGTGCACAAATGGTGGAGAGTACTAATCATATATCTAGCTGGAGTAGTGGCAGGATCTCTTGGTACATCCGTGTCTGACCCTAGAGTATACTTGGCGGGTGCATCGGGTGGTGTATATGCATTAATAACTGCTCATGTTGCAACTATTTTAATGAACTGGTCTCAGATGGAGTTCGCCGTTTTGCAATTGTTAGTATTTCTTGTTGTAACGTCCGCTGACATTGGTCAAGCAATATATAACCGTTATGTATTAGCAACCGACGACCAAGTTGGATATGTTGCACATTTTGCTGGTGCTATTGCAGGCCTACTTGTGGGCATAAATGTACTTCGTAATCTTGAAGTGAAAACCTGGGAAAAAGTTGTTTGGTGGGCCAGTATTATTACTTACACTGCACTCATGACAGCTGCCATTTTCTGGAATATTTTATACACTTCTCATTACGAGTAG
- the mRpL44 gene encoding mitochondrial ribosomal protein L44: MNKLRLCLTSIATLNAINYGGCRHFKRWVAPTLKEICKRKEQLPPQPEPKRSTFIEWNREAELYAFNQRLKEKFDMEKLNQAFIHKSYILQELKKQEEMGITDPKLDIQDNRELIEKGKEITSEIVTIYLNMALPDLPESGFVSLYDHIMSQEILAKASLHIGTKDIILTAEHPASEETLAQTFLALVGALTESTNKGHVSDFVQDFLITGLADKDLTEIWTPAKPFEMLSDIMSTERKASIEARIIGQAGTNTILSAYHVGIYIDREFLGSGFGQTIEEAKNVAATNILSAMYGISESSQPLPFTNKYFFI; encoded by the exons ATGAATAAATTACGTTTGTGTTTAACAAGTATCGCAACTTTAAACGCTATAAATTATGGAG GTTGCAGACACTTTAAGCGATGGGTAGCTCCAACTCTGAAAGAAATatgtaaaagaaaagaacagtTACCTCCTCAACCTGAACCAAAACGAAGTACTTTTATAGAATGGAATAGAGAAGCAGAATTATATGCATTTAATCAAAGACTCAAAGAGAAATTTGATATGGAAAAGCTAAATCAAGCATTTATACATAAATCATATATTCTTCAAGAATTAAAGAAACAGGAGGAAATGGGAATAACAGATCCCAAACTTGATATACAAGATAATAGAGAATTGATTGAAAAAGGCAAAGAAATAACTTCAGAAATTGTAACAATATATCTCAATATGGCTTTACCAGATCTTCCTGAATCAGGTTTCGT gTCATTATATGACCACATTATGTCTCAAGAGATATTGGCCAAAGCATCCTTACACATTGGAACAAAGGACATTATTTTAACTGCT GAACATCCAGCAAGCGAAGAAACATTAGCTCAGACATTTCTAGCACTTGTTGGAGCACTTACTGAAAGTACAAATAAAGGTCATGTCAGTGATTTTGTTCAAGATTTTTTAATAACAGGACTAGCAGACAAAGATCTCACTGAAATATGGACTCCAGCAAAACCATTTGAAATGTTAAGTGATATCATGTCTACAGAAAGGAAAGCATCTATAGAAGCAAGAATTATTGGACAAGCTGGAACAAATACTATTTTATCAGCATACCATGTTGGAATTTATATAGATAGAGAATTTTTAGGTTCAG GATTTGGGCAAACTATTGAAGAAGCAAAAAATGTAGCTGCTACTAATATACTATCTGCCATGTATGGTATATCAGAATCCAGTCAACCACTACCATTTAccaataaatattt TTTCATTTAA